Within Sphingobium aromaticiconvertens, the genomic segment GAAGGCCCGCGACCGGGCAGGTCGCGGGCCTCCAAAGGCGCTTCAGTTTGGTTCAGGATCAATGCGCGGCGAGTTGCTGCATCCGTCCCGTAGCGCCGAAAAGTTCGACCGGGCCGCCCGCATTGCGGCGGCGATCGACCCATTCACGCACCATTTCCGCGCAAGTATGATCGATATGGGACAGCCGCTCGACATTGAGGATGACCGGGCCAGCTGCGGGCAGCGATTCCAGCTTGGCCGACAGCTTGGGCAGGCTGAGGAAGGTGGCGGTGCCGTTCAGCGACACTTCATGCGCATCACCCGACGGCCCGTCCTCCATCTTCAGGCGCAGTTGGCGCAGATGGGGCAGCATCTCGATCAGCGACAGGCCGATACCCACCAATACGCCGGTCAGCAGGTCGGTCGCGACCACCGTGATGAGCGTTGCGGCCCATACGATCGCGGGCAACGGGCCATAGCGGTGCAGCAAGTGACGGACATGATCCACACTAACCAGCCGCACGCCAGTCACGACCAGGATACCGGCCAGCGCCGCCATCGGGATTTCCCGCAGCAACCAGGGCAGCAGCGCAACAAAGGCCAGGATCCAGGCACCGTGCATCATGGTTGACAGACGGGTCTTGCCGCCAGCCTGGACGTTGGCCGAACTGCGAACGATAACACCCGTCATCGGCAGCGCGCCAGCCGCGCCGCACAGCACGTTGCCTACGCCCTGCGCCCAGAGTTCCTTATTATAGTTAGTCCGCACACCATCATGCATACGATCGACCGCTGCGGCCGACAGCAATGTCTCGGCACTGGCGATGAAGGCGATGGCAATGGCCGTGGTCAGGATGGCCGGATTCATCATCTGCGCGATCCAGCCCTGTTCGGGCAGGGTCACGGCCGCAACGATGCTTTCCGGCACAACGACTCGCGCGACCGATAAACCGAGGGCGAAAGCGACGATCGTTGCCAGCACGACGCCGACCAGCGCTCCAGGCACCAGACGAAGCTGCGCGGGACGGAATTTCTCCCACCCCAGCATACCGCCGATCGTGACAAGACCGACGGCGAAGGCAGTCGCCGCATCCTGATTGCTGAGGCCGAAAAGCTGGCCGGGCATCGCAATGAGGTTGGCAAGGCCGCTCGCCAGCGGCTTGTCGTCAAACAGAACATGGAACTGACCGACGACGATCAGCACGCCGATCCCCGCGAGCATCCCATGGACGACCGCCGGGGAAATGGCGCGAAACCAGCCGCCGACGCGCGCAACACCCGCCACAACCTGAATCAGGCCTGCCAGCATCAATATCGGTCCCAGGGCCGAAAGCCCCTGTTCCCGCACGATTTCGAAGACGATGACCGCAAGGCCCGCGGCAGGACCACTGACCTGAAGGGGCGATCCCGCCAGCGCACCGACGACGATGCCGCCGATGATGCCGGTGATCAGTCCCTTCTCGGGCGGCACGCCGGACGCGATGGCGATACCCATGCACAGCGGCATCGCCACCAGGAAAACGACGATGGAGGCCGTGAAATCACGGCTGAAATTTGCCGTTAAACCTTTGAACATCCAGGTTACTCCGCCGCCTGGGCATAGCCCAGGTCGGCTGCCAGACGCTGGCCATGGGGCAGCGCGACGGGCAGCGGCGCATCTTCACGCAGCGGCATGAAACGACCTGTCGCGCCATCAAGGCCCAGCACCAGGCCGGCATGGATATCAACGTACCAGCCATGCAGCGCGATCTCGCCCCGCGCGATACCCGACGCGACCGAGGGGTGGGTCCGCAGATGGGCCAGCTGGACAACGATATTTTCCAGCGTAACCGCGTGTATCTTTTCCTTGTCGGTCAGATCCGCTGAGTAGCTTTCACGCGCCACCTTTTGCGCGGCATGGGAATGGCGCAACCAGGCGGCAACATTGGGCATGGACGCCAGTGCTTCTTCATGGACCAGCGCCTTCATCGCGCCGCAATCGCTGTGACCGCACACGATGATGTCGCGTACACCCAGCGCCATGACCGCATATTCAACCGTGGACGATACGCCGCCGTTCATGTTGGTATAGGGCGGCACGATGTTGCCAGCGTTGCGACATACGAACAGATCGCCAGGATCAGCCTGCATGATATGTTCGGGGACGACGCGCGAATCCGCGCAGGAAATCATCAGCGCCTTGGGGCTTTGCCCGTCACTGGCGAGGCGGTTGTAGAGTACGCTCTGGTTCGGGAAGACATGCTTCTCGAAGCTGAATACGCGACCGATCAGTTCGTTCATGGCATCGTTCCTAAATTGGTGAACCCGGCAGAGGACAGCCGGGTCATTGAAAACCAATTTACAGGAGCGCCTTTGCTGCAGCGCAGCGCTTTTGTTAAATAATGTGTCTGGAATGAACGGGCCGTTCAGCCCCGGCCTGCGAGCCGAGCCATATCGCCGGTCAAGCGTGCTCGACGGCCGCGCTGAACATATATCCCACGCCCCTGACCGTCACGATCGGCGCGGCAATCTTTCCGTGAGCCAACTTGCGACGCAGCCGGCTGATCAGCACATCGACGCTGCGATCCGACGATTCGGTGCCGCGCGATCCCGACATTTCCATCAGTCGCTCCCGCGCAATGATGCGCTGTGGCTGATCCGAAAGTACCGTCAAAAGATCGAATTCCGCGCCGGTCAGGGCCACAGACTCACCTGCGGGGTCCCGCAATTCACGACGTGTAAAGCTGATGTGCCAGCCATCGAAGCGCGCCTCCTGCCGCCGACGAACCGGCACCTGTGCGTCCCCTCGCCCCCGGCGCAACACAGCGCGCAGCCGCGCCAGCAGTTCGCGCGTCGAATAGGGCTTGGACAGGAAATCGTCGGCACCCAGTTCCAGGCCGACCACCCGGTCAACCTCCGTACTATTGGTGCCCACCAGTATGATGGGAACATTGCTGCGCTCGCGCAGTGCGCGACAAAGGTCCATGCCTTGCGGACCGCGCATCGCCGTATCAAGTACGACTGCGCTTACGTCCACATCATCGACCGCCTGCCACAGATCGTCGGCGGACATCGCATTGAGGGTACGAAAACCGCTATCCTCCAGCGTTTCACGGAGCAGCGCCCGTAAATCGGGCTGCCCTTCGGCTAGCAGGACGACGGGCGCAGCCATCATCGGTTCTCGGTCCGTAAACCAATGACCATCGGCCGGCCGGGGTGGCCGGGGCCTGGGAATTCGGCGCCTGAGAATGAAGATGGAAACATTGCGCGCATATCCTAGGCGGGCGGGGAGGATCGGGCAATGATCTACCCGGCGAGTCTGTCTCCGCCATTCGCCTATGGTAACAAACTATTGCTGTCGCGTCAGTTGTGCAGCGCAAACAGCGGTATCGACTGGGTCAGCGACGCCAGGCCCCCGCCAAGATCGGCAATCACCGCCGCCAGCCACCGCGCGTCCTCTGCCGCCCGATGCCGCGTCTGGACCATGGCGTCGGCATGATCGATCGCGCGCGCAATATGCATTTCGCCTACCCGCAATTCTTCCATCACGCTGGAGACATGGTCGATGGTGAGCGCTGCCCCGTCCCCCGCCGCCGCGGCAA encodes:
- a CDS encoding SulP family inorganic anion transporter, with amino-acid sequence MFKGLTANFSRDFTASIVVFLVAMPLCMGIAIASGVPPEKGLITGIIGGIVVGALAGSPLQVSGPAAGLAVIVFEIVREQGLSALGPILMLAGLIQVVAGVARVGGWFRAISPAVVHGMLAGIGVLIVVGQFHVLFDDKPLASGLANLIAMPGQLFGLSNQDAATAFAVGLVTIGGMLGWEKFRPAQLRLVPGALVGVVLATIVAFALGLSVARVVVPESIVAAVTLPEQGWIAQMMNPAILTTAIAIAFIASAETLLSAAAVDRMHDGVRTNYNKELWAQGVGNVLCGAAGALPMTGVIVRSSANVQAGGKTRLSTMMHGAWILAFVALLPWLLREIPMAALAGILVVTGVRLVSVDHVRHLLHRYGPLPAIVWAATLITVVATDLLTGVLVGIGLSLIEMLPHLRQLRLKMEDGPSGDAHEVSLNGTATFLSLPKLSAKLESLPAAGPVILNVERLSHIDHTCAEMVREWVDRRRNAGGPVELFGATGRMQQLAAH
- a CDS encoding carbonic anhydrase — protein: MNELIGRVFSFEKHVFPNQSVLYNRLASDGQSPKALMISCADSRVVPEHIMQADPGDLFVCRNAGNIVPPYTNMNGGVSSTVEYAVMALGVRDIIVCGHSDCGAMKALVHEEALASMPNVAAWLRHSHAAQKVARESYSADLTDKEKIHAVTLENIVVQLAHLRTHPSVASGIARGEIALHGWYVDIHAGLVLGLDGATGRFMPLREDAPLPVALPHGQRLAADLGYAQAAE
- a CDS encoding response regulator transcription factor, with the translated sequence MAAPVVLLAEGQPDLRALLRETLEDSGFRTLNAMSADDLWQAVDDVDVSAVVLDTAMRGPQGMDLCRALRERSNVPIILVGTNSTEVDRVVGLELGADDFLSKPYSTRELLARLRAVLRRGRGDAQVPVRRRQEARFDGWHISFTRRELRDPAGESVALTGAEFDLLTVLSDQPQRIIARERLMEMSGSRGTESSDRSVDVLISRLRRKLAHGKIAAPIVTVRGVGYMFSAAVEHA